A genomic window from Sanguibacter antarcticus includes:
- the folE gene encoding GTP cyclohydrolase I FolE, with translation MTPTGAPASPADAGEVDLERAAAAVRELLLAIGEDPDRDGLRDTPARVARACTEIFSGLRQSPADVLNAVFDIGHEEMILVKDIEVYSTCEHHLVPFHGVAHVGYIPGPDGRVTGLSKLARLVDVFARRPQIQERLTAQVADSLVEALSPAGVIVVVECEHLCMSMRGVRKPGSRTVTSAVRGQMRNPATRAEAMSLIIGR, from the coding sequence ATGACGCCGACCGGCGCTCCGGCGTCGCCCGCGGACGCCGGAGAGGTCGACCTCGAGCGTGCGGCGGCCGCCGTCCGTGAGCTGCTCCTCGCCATCGGCGAGGACCCTGACCGCGACGGCCTCCGGGACACGCCCGCACGGGTCGCCCGCGCGTGCACCGAGATCTTCTCGGGGCTGCGCCAGAGCCCGGCCGACGTGCTCAACGCCGTCTTCGACATCGGCCACGAGGAGATGATCCTCGTCAAGGACATCGAGGTGTACTCGACCTGCGAGCACCACCTCGTGCCCTTCCACGGTGTCGCGCACGTCGGGTACATTCCAGGCCCCGACGGCCGGGTCACCGGCCTGAGCAAGCTCGCGCGGCTCGTCGACGTGTTCGCCCGCCGCCCGCAGATCCAAGAACGGCTCACCGCACAGGTCGCCGACTCGCTCGTCGAGGCGCTCTCTCCGGCCGGCGTCATCGTCGTCGTCGAGTGCGAGCACCTGTGCATGTCGATGCGAGGAGTGCGCAAGCCGGGCTCGCGCACCGTGACGTCCGCCGTGCGCGGGCAGATGCGCAACCCCGCCACGCGAGCCGAAGCGATGAGCCTCATCATCGGGCGTTGA
- the folP gene encoding dihydropteroate synthase, with translation MTAVRHPQPLPSALTSLDRTLVMGVVNVTPDSFSDGGRWFEPAAAIEHGLQLVRQGADLVDVGGESTRPGAQRVPLSVELERVVPVVAALSAQGAVVSVDTTRAEVAQQALDAGALVINDVSGGLADPEMAGVVASSGAVYVAMHWRGHADVMDDLEHYDDVVEDVRRELLDRVDALESAGVRRHQIVLDPGLGFSKVGSANWPLLGCLDELVDLGLPVLVGASRKRFLGHLLAGPDSEPVAPAERDRATAAVSTLAAASGAWCVRVHDVTGSVDAVRVVQAWLGGQQHGERLDGQMNGDRG, from the coding sequence TTGACCGCCGTGCGCCACCCCCAGCCGCTGCCGAGCGCGCTGACCAGCCTCGACCGGACGCTCGTCATGGGCGTCGTCAACGTCACGCCGGACTCGTTCTCGGACGGCGGACGATGGTTCGAGCCGGCCGCAGCGATCGAGCACGGGCTCCAGCTGGTGCGTCAAGGCGCCGATCTCGTCGATGTCGGTGGAGAGTCCACCCGACCGGGAGCGCAGCGGGTCCCTCTCTCGGTCGAGCTGGAGCGAGTGGTCCCCGTCGTCGCCGCCCTCAGCGCCCAGGGCGCGGTGGTCTCCGTCGACACGACCCGGGCCGAGGTGGCTCAGCAGGCGCTCGACGCCGGAGCGCTGGTGATCAACGACGTGTCAGGCGGGCTCGCCGACCCCGAGATGGCTGGTGTCGTCGCGAGCAGCGGTGCCGTCTACGTCGCCATGCACTGGCGCGGGCACGCCGACGTCATGGACGACCTGGAGCACTATGACGACGTGGTCGAGGACGTCCGGCGCGAGCTTCTCGACCGTGTCGACGCGCTCGAGTCGGCAGGCGTCCGCAGGCACCAGATCGTCCTCGACCCAGGCCTCGGGTTCTCCAAGGTGGGGTCCGCGAACTGGCCGCTCCTCGGGTGTCTCGACGAGCTCGTCGACCTCGGTCTCCCCGTGCTCGTCGGAGCATCGCGCAAGAGATTTCTCGGACATCTCCTCGCAGGCCCGGACAGCGAGCCTGTCGCGCCGGCCGAGCGTGATCGAGCCACCGCAGCAGTGAGTACTCTGGCAGCAGCATCGGGCGCATGGTGCGTCCGCGTGCACGACGTCACCGGCTCGGTGGACGCCGTGCGCGTCGTTCAGGCATGGTTGGGCGGGCAGCAGCACGGTGAACGGCTGGACGGACAGATGAACGGGGACCGGGGATGA
- the folK gene encoding 2-amino-4-hydroxy-6-hydroxymethyldihydropteridine diphosphokinase, which yields MSVLVQRSVLGQSGYPLDQIHIRGIAARGFHGVLQSEREAGQDFSADVTLYLDTRAAARGDDLTETVNYALVAEDVHAILSGEPVNLVETVAERIADAVLTRAQVISVDVTVHKPQAPIPLPFDDVVVTIHRDRVNVPVTSVPLDAPAAADLEADADDGTDPLGTTDVPFLPERDDETVQAPAQPPAFAPAPAPQEQSHPRVVSRTASGQVPMARPADAGEPIGHPGDGASTEPVRSDPPAFVPTFAFSPPPPSPDPAPAPTSAPTRIPAPVPAPAPMRVPAPDATAFIPRQTVPLAGDTVRRPTSQEIAVLEEQARVSAERRRPEVFGVTRITAGDRPDFVLDQTTVFSAVTADEPRQVAPVRTAASEERSAEPAASETTALLDPVAMLDRMDTRPSEPVDVVVALGGNLGEPQETLRQAVADLGAVAGTRIVAVGPLARSAAVGGPEQPDYLNTVVLLQTTSSARELLHGCQRIEQAHGRERIERWGPRTLDIDIILYDSLIDSADDLELPHPRAHERSFVLAPWAHVDPDAVLPGLGGGPVAALAATAPDRDGIRWLALDWLQEAEEATEDRRASPPSIAPQQSNPTPPRGEDTGRPGSVETLMPRE from the coding sequence ATGAGTGTGCTCGTACAACGATCGGTCCTGGGCCAGAGCGGTTACCCGCTGGACCAGATCCACATCCGGGGCATCGCCGCGCGAGGCTTTCACGGCGTGCTCCAGAGCGAGCGCGAAGCGGGTCAGGACTTCAGCGCCGACGTGACGCTGTACCTCGACACGCGCGCGGCAGCCCGTGGTGACGACCTCACCGAGACGGTGAACTATGCGCTCGTCGCCGAGGACGTCCACGCGATCCTCAGCGGCGAACCGGTCAACCTCGTCGAGACCGTCGCCGAGCGGATCGCCGACGCGGTGCTCACCCGCGCGCAGGTCATCTCCGTCGACGTCACCGTGCACAAGCCCCAGGCGCCGATCCCGCTCCCGTTCGACGACGTCGTCGTCACCATCCACCGCGACCGGGTCAACGTCCCGGTGACCAGCGTGCCCCTCGACGCTCCCGCCGCAGCCGACTTGGAGGCCGACGCCGACGACGGCACCGACCCGCTCGGCACGACGGACGTGCCGTTCCTTCCCGAGCGCGACGACGAGACCGTGCAGGCGCCTGCGCAACCACCGGCGTTCGCACCTGCCCCAGCACCCCAGGAGCAGTCGCATCCTCGGGTGGTTTCCCGGACGGCTTCAGGTCAGGTTCCTATGGCACGCCCGGCGGACGCCGGCGAACCGATCGGGCACCCCGGCGACGGCGCGTCGACAGAGCCGGTGCGCAGCGATCCTCCTGCCTTCGTCCCGACCTTCGCCTTCTCCCCGCCACCTCCTTCTCCTGATCCTGCCCCTGCTCCGACGTCTGCTCCTACGCGGATACCGGCACCGGTGCCCGCACCTGCTCCCATGCGGGTACCCGCACCCGATGCGACGGCCTTCATCCCGCGGCAGACCGTCCCGCTGGCAGGAGACACCGTCCGGCGACCCACGTCGCAGGAGATCGCTGTGCTCGAGGAGCAGGCACGTGTCTCGGCCGAGCGCCGTCGTCCCGAGGTGTTCGGGGTGACACGGATCACCGCGGGCGACCGTCCCGACTTCGTCCTCGACCAGACGACCGTCTTCTCTGCCGTCACCGCAGACGAGCCACGGCAGGTCGCTCCGGTGCGCACCGCTGCCAGCGAGGAACGCTCAGCAGAACCTGCGGCATCCGAGACCACCGCGCTCCTCGACCCTGTCGCGATGCTCGACCGCATGGACACGAGACCGAGCGAGCCTGTCGACGTCGTCGTCGCGCTCGGGGGGAACCTCGGCGAGCCACAAGAGACCCTCCGGCAGGCGGTCGCAGACCTCGGCGCGGTCGCCGGCACGCGGATCGTCGCGGTCGGCCCGCTCGCCAGGTCCGCCGCCGTCGGAGGACCTGAACAGCCCGACTACCTCAACACCGTGGTGCTCTTGCAGACCACGTCGTCGGCCCGCGAGCTCCTCCACGGGTGCCAGCGCATCGAGCAGGCGCACGGTCGAGAGCGGATCGAGCGGTGGGGCCCACGGACCCTCGACATCGACATCATCCTCTACGACAGCCTCATCGACTCCGCCGACGACCTCGAGCTGCCGCACCCACGAGCGCACGAGCGGTCGTTCGTCCTCGCACCGTGGGCGCACGTCGACCCGGACGCTGTCCTGCCGGGCCTCGGTGGGGGACCGGTCGCAGCACTCGCCGCGACGGCACCGGACCGTGACGGGATCCGCTGGCTCGCGCTCGACTGGTTGCAGGAGGCAGAAGAGGCTACCGAAGACCGCCGGGCTTCCCCGCCCTCGATCGCGCCGCAGCAGAGCAATCCGACGCCGCCTCGCGGCGAGGACACCGGCCGCCCAGGGTCGGTCGAAACTCTGATGCCACGCGAGTGA
- a CDS encoding DUF3180 domain-containing protein: MIGRTRASTLALAGGGTLGAGWVLLMLLEDRGIFLSPVPWGVGPVLLVLGVVVFWTGWTVRAYQRGHRPALSALRAARTAALAKAAAVTGALLAGWYGAQGLLALGNGPFESQQSRALAAGIACVCALVLVVAGMIAERFCQLPPPSDEPRLEIGEDGAHD, encoded by the coding sequence ATGATCGGTCGGACCCGGGCATCGACGCTCGCGCTCGCCGGCGGGGGCACGCTCGGCGCAGGCTGGGTGCTCCTGATGCTCCTCGAGGACCGCGGGATATTTCTCTCCCCGGTCCCGTGGGGTGTCGGGCCTGTGCTCCTCGTGCTCGGCGTCGTCGTGTTCTGGACAGGGTGGACGGTCCGGGCATACCAGCGAGGACACCGCCCCGCGCTCAGCGCGCTCCGGGCCGCGCGGACCGCGGCGCTCGCGAAGGCCGCGGCAGTGACCGGTGCGCTGCTCGCCGGCTGGTACGGCGCCCAGGGCCTGCTGGCGCTCGGCAACGGCCCGTTCGAGTCCCAGCAGTCGCGTGCGCTCGCCGCCGGGATCGCGTGCGTCTGCGCCCTCGTGCTCGTCGTCGCAGGCATGATCGCCGAGCGGTTCTGCCAGCTGCCACCACCGAGTGACGAGCCTCGGCTCGAGATAGGCGAGGATGGGGCTCATGACTGA
- a CDS encoding PH domain-containing protein — MGLMTDISATPASTVSPFDPDDVTWVRVSTRLATARLILAGIWLGVPLVASSVLAAVFDEPWLWIVAVALLALSLWTGVVVGRQVRAIGYAERDDDLLIRKGLLFCTLVVVPYGRMQLVDVTAGPLARRLGIASVQLHTASPGTDATIEGLVPSEASRLRDRLASRGEARLAGL, encoded by the coding sequence ATGGGGCTCATGACTGACATCTCGGCGACGCCTGCCTCGACCGTGTCGCCGTTCGACCCGGACGACGTCACGTGGGTCCGGGTCTCGACCCGTCTGGCTACCGCACGGCTCATCCTGGCGGGCATCTGGCTGGGGGTCCCTCTCGTGGCCAGCAGCGTCCTCGCAGCCGTCTTCGACGAGCCATGGCTGTGGATCGTGGCTGTCGCACTGCTCGCACTGTCCTTGTGGACCGGGGTCGTCGTCGGTCGCCAGGTCCGGGCGATCGGCTATGCGGAGCGAGACGACGACCTGCTCATCCGTAAGGGGCTGCTCTTCTGCACCCTTGTCGTGGTCCCCTACGGGCGGATGCAGCTCGTCGACGTCACCGCGGGTCCGCTCGCACGCCGGCTGGGCATCGCGTCGGTGCAGCTGCACACGGCGTCGCCCGGGACAGACGCGACGATCGAAGGGCTCGTCCCGAGCGAGGCGTCCCGTCTGCGCGACCGCCTCGCATCGCGCGGCGAGGCGAGGCTGGCCGGCCTGTGA
- a CDS encoding PH domain-containing protein codes for MSTGTVGPTPDVGPDRPDGPDRPGGPGKAGEPDGPADGLAWRRLHPVTPLVRGWAVIAVVLFILAQRSVEALPSGGSVLPTDNVWIIVAGIAVIGLVGGVYAWLSWRVTRYAYDADAVHVHSGILFRKQRKVRLDRLQAIDVVKPLLARFFGLAELKLEVAGGPGSNVKLGFLRDAEASALRNALLARAAGVEEDPDGTAAVEAPERPVLDVQPGRLIGSLLLSGATIVLVLILVGSSVAAIASRSGAPFVAVFSALLGLGPFVATRFTGEFGFTGAISPDGIRLRRGLLETRSQTIPPGRVQAIRLRQSLLWRMCGWWRVDVNVAGYGIETDGNQTNTVLLPVGTRDDALRALWLVLPDLGVEDPVGLLDAALVGSGPAAGFTSSPRSARWVDPLAWRRNGFFVMGRGLLVRRGRLVRTVEVVPHERTQSLALVQGPLQRRFGVASFVVHSTAGPVSPRVPHLSGPDAASLLRDQAERARYARQHAGPERWMQVVVEGDGQREQVTSEEDGAVETGQAPDTGREEAP; via the coding sequence GTGAGCACGGGGACGGTCGGCCCGACGCCGGACGTCGGACCAGACAGACCGGACGGACCTGACCGGCCCGGCGGACCAGGAAAGGCCGGTGAGCCTGACGGCCCGGCGGACGGTCTCGCATGGCGGCGGCTGCACCCGGTGACCCCGCTCGTGCGCGGGTGGGCAGTCATCGCTGTCGTGCTGTTCATCCTCGCGCAGCGGTCGGTCGAGGCTCTGCCGTCGGGCGGTTCTGTCCTGCCCACGGACAACGTGTGGATCATCGTCGCTGGTATCGCGGTGATCGGGCTCGTCGGTGGTGTCTATGCGTGGTTGTCGTGGCGTGTCACGCGGTACGCGTACGACGCAGACGCCGTGCACGTGCACTCAGGCATCCTCTTTCGCAAGCAGCGCAAGGTGCGTCTCGACCGGCTCCAGGCGATCGACGTCGTCAAGCCGCTCCTTGCGCGCTTCTTCGGCCTCGCGGAGCTCAAGCTCGAGGTCGCCGGTGGTCCCGGGTCGAACGTCAAGCTCGGTTTCTTGCGTGACGCGGAGGCGTCTGCCCTCCGCAACGCGCTGCTCGCCCGTGCTGCGGGGGTCGAGGAAGACCCCGACGGGACAGCGGCCGTCGAAGCGCCCGAGCGTCCGGTGCTCGATGTCCAGCCGGGTCGGCTCATCGGCTCGCTGCTGCTCTCCGGTGCGACGATCGTTCTCGTGCTCATCCTCGTGGGCTCGTCCGTGGCCGCGATCGCTTCGCGGAGCGGCGCACCGTTCGTCGCGGTCTTCTCCGCGCTCCTCGGCCTCGGGCCGTTCGTCGCGACGAGGTTCACGGGCGAGTTCGGGTTCACGGGGGCGATCTCGCCCGACGGCATCCGCTTGCGTCGCGGCCTCCTCGAGACCCGGTCCCAGACGATCCCGCCCGGACGGGTCCAGGCGATCCGCCTGCGCCAGAGCCTGCTGTGGCGCATGTGCGGTTGGTGGCGGGTCGACGTCAACGTCGCGGGGTACGGCATCGAGACGGACGGGAACCAGACGAACACCGTCCTGCTGCCCGTCGGGACGCGCGACGACGCCTTGCGGGCGCTGTGGCTCGTGCTCCCGGACCTCGGGGTCGAGGATCCTGTCGGTCTGCTCGATGCGGCGCTCGTCGGCTCAGGGCCGGCCGCGGGGTTCACGTCGAGCCCGCGCAGCGCACGGTGGGTGGACCCGCTCGCATGGCGCCGCAACGGGTTCTTCGTCATGGGGCGCGGTCTGCTCGTCCGGCGAGGCCGACTGGTCCGCACGGTCGAGGTCGTGCCGCACGAGCGCACGCAGTCGCTCGCTCTCGTCCAGGGGCCTCTCCAGCGCAGGTTCGGGGTGGCGTCGTTCGTCGTGCACTCGACGGCTGGTCCCGTCTCGCCCAGGGTGCCGCACCTCTCTGGACCGGATGCGGCGTCGCTGCTGCGGGACCAGGCGGAGCGTGCCAGGTACGCCCGTCAGCATGCTGGTCCTGAACGCTGGATGCAGGTGGTCGTCGAGGGAGACGGACAGCGTGAGCAGGTGACGTCCGAGGAAGACGGCGCGGTCGAGACAGGACAGGCACCGGACACCGGACGAGAGGAGGCCCCGTGA
- a CDS encoding Rossmann-like and DUF2520 domain-containing protein, with amino-acid sequence MSAASGARPGRLGVGIVGAGKVGAVLGSALRSTGHVVVGASGISEASRDRIENLLPGVPVLEVRDVVERSELTVLAVPDDVLSGLVAGLADLGAWQPGQIVVHTSGRYGTDVLAPARAAGAIPVAIHPAMTFTGTSLDMSRLVGATFAVTAPAPVLPIGLALVVEIGGEPVVVEERDRALYHAALAHGANHLVVLVAQAAQALQVAGVDDPGRALGPLLHAALDGALRAADGVSDPVQTLTGPVVRGDVGTVADHLAVLTELAVRRGATDTPDAYRALSRAATVRALAGGRIKDAQAQALLDVIDRPEHGAPEDEG; translated from the coding sequence GTGAGTGCAGCGAGCGGCGCCCGACCGGGACGGCTCGGCGTGGGCATCGTCGGTGCGGGCAAGGTCGGCGCGGTGCTCGGGAGCGCCCTGCGGTCCACGGGTCACGTGGTCGTGGGGGCGAGCGGCATCTCCGAGGCGTCGCGGGACCGCATCGAGAACCTCCTGCCCGGAGTGCCCGTCCTTGAGGTGCGCGATGTCGTGGAGCGCTCGGAGCTCACCGTCCTGGCGGTCCCCGACGACGTCCTGTCCGGCCTGGTCGCCGGGCTCGCGGACCTCGGCGCGTGGCAGCCCGGCCAGATCGTGGTCCACACCTCGGGTCGCTACGGGACAGACGTCCTGGCTCCTGCGCGGGCAGCCGGGGCGATCCCCGTGGCCATCCATCCGGCGATGACCTTCACCGGCACGTCGCTCGACATGAGCCGGCTGGTCGGTGCGACCTTCGCGGTGACAGCGCCTGCTCCCGTCCTGCCGATCGGGCTCGCGCTCGTCGTGGAGATCGGCGGCGAGCCTGTCGTCGTCGAGGAGCGTGACCGTGCGCTCTACCACGCGGCGCTCGCCCACGGTGCGAACCACCTCGTGGTGCTTGTCGCCCAGGCGGCCCAGGCCTTGCAGGTCGCAGGCGTCGACGATCCGGGGCGGGCCCTCGGGCCGCTGCTGCACGCGGCGCTCGACGGTGCGCTCCGGGCGGCCGACGGGGTCTCCGACCCTGTCCAGACGCTCACCGGCCCGGTGGTCCGCGGCGATGTCGGGACGGTCGCCGACCACCTGGCGGTCTTGACGGAGCTCGCGGTCCGGCGCGGTGCGACCGATACACCTGACGCCTACCGGGCGCTCAGCCGGGCAGCGACGGTCCGGGCCCTCGCAGGAGGACGGATCAAGGACGCGCAGGCGCAGGCGCTGCTCGACGTGATCGACAGACCGGAGCACGGCGCTCCGGAGGATGAAGGGTGA
- the panC gene encoding pantoate--beta-alanine ligase: MRTRAELAVALGEASMVSGTVASTRALVMTMGALHEGHLALVRAARQVADTVVVSIFVNPLQFGPGEDYERYPRTLDADVALLSEVGVEIVFAPDRDEMYPGGDPTVSVTAGTPGGILEGASRPGHFDGVLTVVLKVIHLVRPDVAIFGEKDAQQILLVRRMVEDLAVPVRIQGVPIVRDDDGLALSSRNAYLSADERQAALALSRGLRAGRDVADEGGSPAEVLAAARGMLDRSAGVVTDYVELLDTATVEVVPESHAGQALLLVAARVGATRLIDNMAVSLSARPGRGTSGGTQ, encoded by the coding sequence GTGCGGACGCGTGCGGAGCTGGCCGTGGCTCTCGGGGAGGCCTCCATGGTCTCGGGCACGGTCGCGTCGACCCGAGCGCTCGTCATGACGATGGGCGCGCTGCACGAGGGGCACCTCGCACTGGTGCGTGCAGCCCGCCAGGTCGCTGACACGGTCGTCGTCTCGATCTTCGTCAACCCCCTCCAGTTCGGCCCGGGGGAGGACTACGAGCGCTATCCGCGGACGCTCGACGCCGACGTCGCCCTGTTGTCCGAGGTCGGTGTGGAGATCGTGTTCGCGCCGGACCGTGACGAGATGTACCCCGGCGGAGACCCCACGGTCAGCGTCACGGCCGGGACACCGGGCGGCATCCTCGAGGGCGCTTCCCGGCCGGGGCACTTCGACGGCGTGCTCACGGTGGTGCTCAAGGTCATCCACCTCGTCCGGCCCGACGTGGCGATCTTCGGCGAGAAGGACGCGCAGCAGATCCTCCTCGTCCGGCGCATGGTCGAGGACCTCGCTGTCCCTGTGCGCATCCAGGGCGTGCCGATCGTCCGGGACGACGACGGCCTCGCGCTGTCGTCGCGCAACGCGTACCTGAGCGCGGACGAGCGGCAGGCTGCGCTGGCGCTCTCTCGTGGCCTTCGAGCAGGTCGCGACGTAGCAGACGAGGGCGGGTCGCCCGCGGAGGTGCTCGCTGCCGCGCGAGGGATGCTCGACCGGTCTGCGGGGGTCGTCACGGATTACGTAGAGCTGCTAGACACGGCTACCGTTGAGGTGGTACCCGAGTCCCACGCCGGGCAGGCGCTCTTGCTCGTCGCAGCACGCGTCGGTGCCACACGACTGATCGACAACATGGCCGTCTCGCTCTCGGCTCGGCCGGGACGGGGCACCTCAGGAGGAACCCAGTGA
- the panD gene encoding aspartate 1-decarboxylase, which produces MTSLQRPMMIGKIHRATVTQADLHYVGSVTVDADLLHAADLVPGQQVDIVDVTNGARLTTYIIPGEPGSGQVCINGAAAHLVHPGDVVILIAYGMLADDEARHFMPHVVFVDATNRIVEVSGEPGQVPDGYGLEPSGLDIAPFQAPLGAEA; this is translated from the coding sequence GTGACGTCTTTGCAGCGTCCGATGATGATCGGCAAGATCCACCGTGCGACCGTGACGCAGGCAGACCTGCACTACGTCGGTTCGGTCACCGTGGACGCAGACCTGCTCCATGCTGCGGACCTCGTCCCAGGCCAGCAGGTCGACATCGTCGACGTCACCAACGGTGCACGGCTGACGACGTACATCATCCCGGGCGAGCCCGGCTCCGGGCAGGTGTGCATCAACGGTGCTGCGGCGCACCTCGTGCACCCGGGAGACGTCGTCATCCTCATCGCCTACGGGATGCTCGCCGACGACGAGGCCCGCCACTTCATGCCGCACGTCGTGTTCGTCGATGCGACGAACCGGATCGTCGAGGTCTCGGGCGAGCCCGGCCAGGTGCCCGACGGGTACGGGCTCGAGCCGAGCGGTCTCGACATCGCCCCCTTCCAGGCGCCCCTCGGCGCCGAGGCGTGA
- a CDS encoding L-aspartate oxidase, translated as MSASEASPVGVASDATVCAGPRLATTLAAAEPGWVTEADVVVVGSGIAGLTAALELRSRVPRVLLVTKGELSSGSTVWAQGGIAAALAPSDSPAAHLEDTLVAGGGLCDRRAVEVLVTEGPARVRELVSRGTRFDTEVDGEMSLTREGGHHADRIAHAGGDATGAEISRALVAQLEAVRDDPGIEVIEQALVVDLLTSAGPVAPTTPDGERRAVCGVTLHVRGAGSRDGVGAVRARAVVLATGGVGQVYVASTNPPQATGDGIATALRAGADLGDLEFVQFHPTVLWLGSAARGQLTLISEAVRGEGAFLVDTDGHRFMPAVHPMAELAPRDVVAHAIVRQMAATGSDHVLLDARHLGADFLRRRFPTITERLLAQGFDITEEPVPVAPAQHYHSGGVITSLAGRTTLRGLYAVGEVACTGVHGANRLASNSLLEGLVFAHRAAADIAARMAAGELPLLPAAPRGGSVGLVMAASRSRIQRVTTAGSGVLRSAESLRTAAAKLAEVRTDANVPEQVPGDLSVQPQTAEWETSNVFQVASALTAAALARTESRGGHFRTDFPVPDAAWERRVVVRLDDDGIVQVV; from the coding sequence GTGAGCGCCTCGGAGGCTTCCCCGGTCGGGGTGGCGTCCGACGCCACCGTCTGCGCAGGGCCGAGGCTCGCGACGACGCTCGCCGCGGCGGAGCCCGGATGGGTGACCGAGGCCGACGTGGTGGTCGTCGGCTCGGGGATCGCGGGGCTCACGGCTGCGCTCGAGCTGCGGTCCCGTGTGCCGCGGGTCCTGCTCGTGACCAAGGGCGAGCTCTCGTCCGGGTCGACCGTGTGGGCGCAGGGCGGGATCGCGGCGGCGCTCGCGCCGTCCGACTCTCCTGCTGCTCACCTCGAGGACACGCTCGTCGCGGGTGGCGGGCTGTGCGACCGTCGCGCGGTCGAGGTGCTCGTCACGGAAGGGCCCGCTCGCGTCCGTGAGCTCGTCTCCCGCGGTACGCGGTTCGACACCGAGGTCGACGGCGAGATGTCCCTGACCCGGGAGGGCGGGCACCACGCTGACCGGATCGCGCACGCGGGCGGTGACGCGACGGGCGCGGAGATCTCTCGTGCTCTCGTCGCGCAGCTCGAGGCGGTGCGTGACGACCCGGGCATCGAGGTCATCGAGCAGGCGCTCGTGGTCGACCTCCTGACGAGCGCGGGTCCTGTCGCGCCGACGACCCCGGACGGGGAACGGCGCGCCGTGTGCGGCGTGACGCTGCACGTGCGTGGAGCGGGCAGCCGAGACGGTGTCGGTGCGGTGCGTGCCCGGGCTGTCGTCCTCGCGACGGGAGGTGTCGGCCAGGTCTACGTGGCGTCGACGAACCCGCCGCAGGCGACAGGTGACGGCATCGCGACGGCGCTGCGTGCCGGGGCAGACCTGGGGGACCTCGAGTTCGTCCAGTTCCACCCGACGGTGCTCTGGCTCGGCAGCGCAGCGCGCGGGCAGCTCACCCTCATCTCGGAGGCGGTCCGGGGCGAGGGCGCGTTCCTCGTCGACACCGACGGTCACCGTTTCATGCCCGCGGTGCACCCGATGGCGGAGCTCGCTCCGCGCGACGTCGTCGCGCACGCGATCGTCCGCCAGATGGCGGCGACGGGCTCAGACCACGTGCTGCTCGACGCCCGGCACCTCGGCGCAGACTTCTTGCGGCGGAGGTTCCCGACCATCACGGAGCGCCTCCTGGCTCAGGGCTTCGACATCACGGAAGAGCCCGTGCCGGTAGCGCCTGCGCAGCACTACCACTCGGGTGGCGTCATCACGTCGTTGGCGGGTCGCACCACGCTCCGCGGGCTGTACGCGGTCGGTGAGGTGGCGTGCACCGGGGTGCACGGAGCGAACAGGCTCGCGTCGAACTCGTTGCTCGAGGGTCTCGTGTTCGCCCACCGTGCGGCGGCCGACATCGCTGCCCGGATGGCGGCGGGGGAGCTTCCGCTGCTGCCGGCCGCGCCGCGCGGCGGCAGCGTAGGCCTCGTCATGGCAGCGTCTCGTTCGCGGATCCAACGGGTGACCACCGCCGGCTCGGGGGTGCTGCGCTCTGCGGAGAGCCTGAGGACCGCCGCAGCCAAGCTCGCGGAGGTCCGGACAGACGCCAACGTGCCGGAGCAGGTCCCGGGCGACCTCAGCGTGCAGCCTCAGACTGCCGAGTGGGAGACGAGCAACGTCTTTCAGGTCGCCTCTGCGCTCACGGCGGCTGCGCTGGCGCGGACGGAGAGCCGTGGCGGGCACTTCCGTACCGACTTCCCGGTGCCTGACGCGGCGTGGGAGCGGCGGGTCGTCGTCCGGCTGGACGACGACGGGATCGTGCAGGTCGTCTAG
- a CDS encoding ArsR/SmtB family transcription factor, whose amino-acid sequence MTENRSVRTLRPDDTAALRALAHPARLAILGELRTNGPATVGTLAHALTIAPGSASYHLTVLAEHGFVGETDDRPPGRPVDKRSRWWRATDRTTSWEPSDVATTPEAAAAARELEASILGVYHDRALAALDRRPALDPAWQRTHLLADDNLPLTVTEAAELRAELEALVGRWSARALDRPRSSEPTMPVTLIVQTFPDPTSAP is encoded by the coding sequence ATGACCGAGAACCGCTCCGTCCGCACGCTCCGCCCCGACGACACGGCCGCGCTCCGCGCCCTCGCCCACCCGGCACGCCTCGCCATCCTCGGCGAGCTACGGACCAACGGGCCCGCGACGGTCGGCACCCTCGCGCACGCGCTCACCATCGCGCCAGGCTCGGCGAGCTATCACCTCACGGTCCTCGCCGAGCACGGTTTCGTCGGCGAGACCGACGACCGGCCGCCCGGCCGCCCGGTGGACAAGCGGTCGCGGTGGTGGCGCGCCACCGACCGCACCACCTCGTGGGAACCGTCCGACGTCGCGACGACCCCCGAGGCCGCGGCCGCCGCGCGAGAGCTCGAGGCGAGCATCCTGGGCGTCTATCACGACCGTGCGCTCGCGGCGCTCGACCGACGGCCGGCCCTCGACCCGGCGTGGCAGCGCACCCACCTCCTCGCCGACGACAACCTCCCCCTGACCGTGACCGAGGCCGCCGAGCTCCGCGCCGAGCTCGAGGCCCTCGTCGGCCGATGGTCTGCCCGGGCGCTCGACCGACCACGCTCGTCCGAGCCGACCATGCCCGTCACCCTCATCGTCCAGACCTTCCCGGACCCGACGAGCGCCCCATGA